In one Sesamum indicum cultivar Zhongzhi No. 13 linkage group LG12, S_indicum_v1.0, whole genome shotgun sequence genomic region, the following are encoded:
- the LOC105175745 gene encoding 50S ribosomal protein HLP, mitochondrial — protein sequence MAASNSSKLFRVGRSILGGLSNNAFGASRTASELTHMDFLSQQQRTFIQMRTNLKVVDNSGAKRVMCIQALKGRKGARLGDVIVASVKEAHVGGKVKKGDVHYAVVVRAAMQRGRCDGSEVKFDDNAVVLINKQGEPIGTRVFGPVPHELRKKKHLKILSLAEHIA from the exons ATGGCTGCTTCTAATTCTTCTAAACTGTTTCGTG TTGGTCGTTCAATTCTAGGAGGCCTCAGCAACAATGCTTTTGGGGCAAGCAGGACAGCTTCTGAGCTGACACATATGGATTTCTTATCTCAA CAACAAAGGACATTCATACAGATGAGGACCAATCTCAAAGTGGTGGATAATTCTGGGGCTAAAAGGGTCATGTGCATACAGGCATTAAAGGGAAGAAAAGGAGCAAGATTGGGGGACGTAATAGTTGCATCAGTCAAGGAGGCGCATGTGGGTGGGAAAGTGAAGAAAGGAGATGTTCATTATGCTGTTGTAGTTCGTGCTGCGATGCAAAGGGGTCGTTGCGATGGGAGCGAAGTCAAGTTTGACGACAATGCTGTTGTACTCATCAACAAGCAAGGTGAGCCAATAGGCACAAGAGTGTTTGGCCCAGTTCCTCAcgaattaaggaaaaaaaagcaTCTCAAGATTCTCAGTCTTGCTGAGCATATTGCCTAA
- the LOC105175744 gene encoding probable inositol transporter 2 isoform X2, producing MTQCECECVCVCVCAGVISGALLYIRDDFKSVDRETVLQESIVSMAVAGAIIGAAIGGWLNDRYGRRTTILIADFLFFVGAVLMAAAPNPSLLIVGRVFVGLGVGMASMTSPLYISEASPAKVRGALVSTNGFLITGGQFLSYLINLAFTKAPGTWRWMLGVAGVPALLQFILMLLLPESPRWLYRKGRKEEAEAILRKIYPSQEVDAEIQALKESMEKELLENEASEKVSYVKLLRTTTVRRGLVAGVGLQVFQQFVGINTVMYYSPTIVQLAGFASNQTALLLSLVTAGLNAFGSIVSIYFIDRTGRKKLLVISLCGVIISLGLLSAVFHETTSHAPPVGANETSHFDPYTCPDYRLAGPSPIWDCMKCLKASSPSCGFCSSSENKLLAGACLISNNTIRDVCHGENRAWYTRGCPSSFGWLALIGLALYIIFFSPGMGSVPWIVNSEIYPLRFRGICGGIAATANWISNLIVAQSFLSLTEAIGTSWTFLIFGVISVVALCFVLVCVPETKGLHIEEVEKMLETRALQLKFWEKRSDVLKKNQEV from the exons ATGACACAG tgtgagtgtgagtgtgtgtgtgtgtgtgtgtgtgcagggGTGATATCTGGTGCTCTTCTGTATATCAGAGATGATTTCAAGTCTGTGGACAGGGAAACTGTTTTGCAG GAGAGCATAGTGAGCATGGCTGTAGCAGGAGCCATCATCGGGGCGGCAATTGGCGGCTGGTTGAATGATAGATACGGGAGGCGGACTACGATTCTCATTGCCGATTTCCTGTTCTTCGTGGGCGCAGTTCTCATGGCTGCAGCCCCAAATCCCTCTCTTCTGATCGTGGGCAGAGTATTTGTCGGGCTGGGCGTGGGGATGGCCTCCATGACTTCTCCACTTTACATCTCTGAAGCTTCTCCAGCTAAGGTCAGAGGTGCACTTGTTAGCACCAATGGATTTCTCATTACTGGTGGCCAGTTTCTCTCTTACCTCATCAACCTCGCTTTTACTAAG GCGCCGGGGACATGGCGATGGATGCTTGGAGTGGCCGGAGTGCCAGCTCTGCTGCAGTTCATTCTGATGCTGCTCCTTCCTGAATCACCCCGTTGGCTTTACAGAAAGGGCAGAAAAGAGGAAGCTGAAGCAATACTGAGAAAGATATACCCATCTCAAGAAGTTGATGCTGAAATACAAGCCCTTAAGGAGTCCATGGAAAAAGAGCTTCTCGAAAACGAGGCATCTGAGAAAGTCAGCTATGTGAAGCTACTGCGGACAACTACAGTTCGAAGAGGGCTCGTAGCCGGCGTAGGGCTTCAGGTGTTCCAGCAGTTTGTGGGCATAAACACTGTGATGTATTACAGCCCCACCATAGTTCAGTTGGCTGGTTTTGCATCTAACCAAACAGCTCTCCTCCTCTCACTCGTGACTGCTGGACTAAATGCTTTCGGCTCAATTGTTAGCATATATTTCATCGACAGAACGGGAAGAAAGAAGCTCCTGGTTATCAGTTTGTGTGGCGTTATAATTTCACTAGGCCTATTATCAGCTGTATTTCATGAAACCACCTCACACGCACCACCCGTCGGTGCAAACGAGACGTCTCACTTTGATCCATATACCTGTCCTGACTATCGTTTGGCAGGACCCTCGCCCATTTGGGACTGCATGAAGTGCTTGAAAGCTTCATCTCCGAGTTGTGGGTTCTGCTCATCATCCGAGAATAAG TTGCTTGCCGGGGCATGTCTGATTTCCAATAACACGATCAGGGATGTTTGCCATGGAGAAAACAGGGCATGGTACACGAGGGGTTGCCCCAGTAGTTTTGGATGGTTAGCACTAATTGGCTTAGCCCTCTATATCATATTCTTCTCTCCTGGAATGGGGTCAGTTCCGTGGATTGTCAATTCTGAAATATACCCTCTCCGTTTTCGTGGCATCTGTGGAGGAATAGCTGCTACAGCTAACTGGATATCGAACCTTATTGTGGCGCAGTCTTTTCTATCCTTAACGGAAGCAATTGGGACATCATGGACTTTCCTTATATTTGGGGTTATTTCTGTTGTGGCTTTGTGCTTCGTTCTGGTTTGTGTTCCTGAAACCAAGGGCCTTCACATTGAAGAAGTGGAAAAGATGTTGGAAACGAGAGCTTTGCAGTTGAAATTCTGGGAGAAAAGGTCAGATGTCCTAAAGAAAAACCAGGAAGTATGA
- the LOC105175744 gene encoding probable inositol transporter 2 isoform X1 — translation MEGGIHSSGGGVDSTAFKDCLSLAKKNPFVLRLAFSAGIGGLLFGYDTGVISGALLYIRDDFKSVDRETVLQESIVSMAVAGAIIGAAIGGWLNDRYGRRTTILIADFLFFVGAVLMAAAPNPSLLIVGRVFVGLGVGMASMTSPLYISEASPAKVRGALVSTNGFLITGGQFLSYLINLAFTKAPGTWRWMLGVAGVPALLQFILMLLLPESPRWLYRKGRKEEAEAILRKIYPSQEVDAEIQALKESMEKELLENEASEKVSYVKLLRTTTVRRGLVAGVGLQVFQQFVGINTVMYYSPTIVQLAGFASNQTALLLSLVTAGLNAFGSIVSIYFIDRTGRKKLLVISLCGVIISLGLLSAVFHETTSHAPPVGANETSHFDPYTCPDYRLAGPSPIWDCMKCLKASSPSCGFCSSSENKLLAGACLISNNTIRDVCHGENRAWYTRGCPSSFGWLALIGLALYIIFFSPGMGSVPWIVNSEIYPLRFRGICGGIAATANWISNLIVAQSFLSLTEAIGTSWTFLIFGVISVVALCFVLVCVPETKGLHIEEVEKMLETRALQLKFWEKRSDVLKKNQEV, via the exons atGGAAGGAGGTATACATAGTAGTGGTGGAGGAGTAGACAGCACAGCTTTCAAAGATTGCTTATCACTGGCAAAGAAGAACCCTTTTGTTCTCCGACTTGCTTTCTCTGCTGGCATTGGTGGCCTCCTCTTTGGCTATGACACAG ggGTGATATCTGGTGCTCTTCTGTATATCAGAGATGATTTCAAGTCTGTGGACAGGGAAACTGTTTTGCAG GAGAGCATAGTGAGCATGGCTGTAGCAGGAGCCATCATCGGGGCGGCAATTGGCGGCTGGTTGAATGATAGATACGGGAGGCGGACTACGATTCTCATTGCCGATTTCCTGTTCTTCGTGGGCGCAGTTCTCATGGCTGCAGCCCCAAATCCCTCTCTTCTGATCGTGGGCAGAGTATTTGTCGGGCTGGGCGTGGGGATGGCCTCCATGACTTCTCCACTTTACATCTCTGAAGCTTCTCCAGCTAAGGTCAGAGGTGCACTTGTTAGCACCAATGGATTTCTCATTACTGGTGGCCAGTTTCTCTCTTACCTCATCAACCTCGCTTTTACTAAG GCGCCGGGGACATGGCGATGGATGCTTGGAGTGGCCGGAGTGCCAGCTCTGCTGCAGTTCATTCTGATGCTGCTCCTTCCTGAATCACCCCGTTGGCTTTACAGAAAGGGCAGAAAAGAGGAAGCTGAAGCAATACTGAGAAAGATATACCCATCTCAAGAAGTTGATGCTGAAATACAAGCCCTTAAGGAGTCCATGGAAAAAGAGCTTCTCGAAAACGAGGCATCTGAGAAAGTCAGCTATGTGAAGCTACTGCGGACAACTACAGTTCGAAGAGGGCTCGTAGCCGGCGTAGGGCTTCAGGTGTTCCAGCAGTTTGTGGGCATAAACACTGTGATGTATTACAGCCCCACCATAGTTCAGTTGGCTGGTTTTGCATCTAACCAAACAGCTCTCCTCCTCTCACTCGTGACTGCTGGACTAAATGCTTTCGGCTCAATTGTTAGCATATATTTCATCGACAGAACGGGAAGAAAGAAGCTCCTGGTTATCAGTTTGTGTGGCGTTATAATTTCACTAGGCCTATTATCAGCTGTATTTCATGAAACCACCTCACACGCACCACCCGTCGGTGCAAACGAGACGTCTCACTTTGATCCATATACCTGTCCTGACTATCGTTTGGCAGGACCCTCGCCCATTTGGGACTGCATGAAGTGCTTGAAAGCTTCATCTCCGAGTTGTGGGTTCTGCTCATCATCCGAGAATAAG TTGCTTGCCGGGGCATGTCTGATTTCCAATAACACGATCAGGGATGTTTGCCATGGAGAAAACAGGGCATGGTACACGAGGGGTTGCCCCAGTAGTTTTGGATGGTTAGCACTAATTGGCTTAGCCCTCTATATCATATTCTTCTCTCCTGGAATGGGGTCAGTTCCGTGGATTGTCAATTCTGAAATATACCCTCTCCGTTTTCGTGGCATCTGTGGAGGAATAGCTGCTACAGCTAACTGGATATCGAACCTTATTGTGGCGCAGTCTTTTCTATCCTTAACGGAAGCAATTGGGACATCATGGACTTTCCTTATATTTGGGGTTATTTCTGTTGTGGCTTTGTGCTTCGTTCTGGTTTGTGTTCCTGAAACCAAGGGCCTTCACATTGAAGAAGTGGAAAAGATGTTGGAAACGAGAGCTTTGCAGTTGAAATTCTGGGAGAAAAGGTCAGATGTCCTAAAGAAAAACCAGGAAGTATGA
- the LOC105175747 gene encoding uncharacterized proline-rich protein, whose translation MGELQIQHPFSLPPPPLPPLPPPSSTRDDPAPPRPPSPPFDPSRMIGIIRRKALIKDLAAVYHAECLTYCQELLELQKKLDEPFIDIKVPEEPRKETPRPPKRLKKSR comes from the exons ATGGGTGAACTCCAAATCCAACACCCCTTCTCTCTTCCACCTCCGCCGCTCCCTCCTCTTCCGCCCCCCTCCTCAACGCGCGACGACCCTGCCCCTCCGCGGCCCCCATCCCCTCCTTTCGATCCTAGCCGAA TGATTGGTATCATTAGAAGGAAGGCCTTGATTAAAGACTTGGCAGCCGTATACCATGCAGAATGCCTCACATACTGCCAAGAACTATTGGAACTCCAGAAGAAATTAGATGAG CCGTTTATAGACATAAAGGTCCCAGAGGAGCCGCGGAAAGAAACACCAAGACCCCCTAAACGCCTGAAAAAATCCCGCTAG
- the LOC105175748 gene encoding p21-activated protein kinase-interacting protein 1-like, producing the protein MSLVAGSYERFIWGYKLKSRKHPHSLTLTPLFSFPSHLSTIKAVAVAGSAAVSGGNDDTIKIYDLSSSSEIGSLHHSSSITSLSFFSPPPLSSFPRNLLAADAEGSLSIYDADPFVHLKTLKVHKKAVNSLTVHPSGKLALTVGHDDCLAMVNLVRGRRSFYCKLSKEASVVQFDQTGEKFFMVVDEKISVHESEDAKIIVELDNRKRVLCAAPGASGILFTGGEDRNITAWDTASGKVAYSIEDAHAARVKGIVVLSKNNGGSEEEDPYIVASASSDGVIRVWDVRMANKGKPTPLAEANTKSRLTCLAGSSIKSLKRPRLEMLNPDESRGAAAVVS; encoded by the exons ATGAGTCTGGTCGCGGGATCCTACGAGCGCTTCATCTGGGGCTACAAGCTCAAATCCCGGAAACACCCCCATTCCCTCACCCTTACCCCACTCTTCTCCTTCCCCTCCCATCTCTCTACCATCAAGGCCGTCGCCGTCGCTGGATCCGCCGCCGTCTCTGGCGGCAACGACGACACCATCAAAATCTACGacctctcctcctcctctgAGATTGGTTCCCTCCACCACTCCTCCTCAATCACCTCTCTTTCATTCTTCTCCCCTCCTCCTCTCTCATCCTTCCCCCGCAACCTCCTCGCCGCCGACGCAGAGGGTTCTCTCTCCATCTACGATGCTGACCCCTTTGTACACCTCAAGACCCTCAAAGTACACAAAAAAGCTGTTAACTCACTCACTGTTCATCCCTCCGGGAAGTTAGCCTTGACTGTCGGCCATGATGACTGCTTGGCGATGGTCAATTTGGTGAGGGGAAGGCGTAGTTTTTACTGCAAGTTGAGTAAAGAGGCGTCTGTCGTGCAGTTTGATCAAACTGGCGAAAAATTCTTCATGGTTGTCGATGAGAAAATCAGTGTTCACGAATCCGAGGATGCGAAAATAATTGTCGAGCTTGATAATAGAAAGAGAGTCCTCTGTGCTGCCCCTGGCGCT AGCGGGATTTTGTTTACAGGTGGAGAGGATAGGAATATTACAGCGTGGGACACAGCCAGTGGGAAAGTGGCATATAGTATTGAAGATGCTCATGCCGCCCGTGTCAAAGGCATTGTTGTGTTATCCAAGAACAACGGTGGCTCAGAGGAAGAGGATCCGTATATAGTGGCGTCTGCATCATCTGATGGTGTAATACGGGTTTGGGATGTGCGGATGGCCAATAAAGGGAAGCCAACTCCACTAGCCGAGGCCAATACCAAATCCAGGCTAACATGCCTTGCTGGATCATCTATAAAAT CCTTGAAACGTCCGCGGTTGGAAATGCTCAATCCAGATGAAAGTCGAGGTGCTGCCGCTGTGGTGTCATGA